ATCAATAAATTGTGCACAATATGAAGCACACTTGACCTGACACAAACACTACCACTAAGGGAAAAGAGAAGGAatgatagattttttttttttaaatgcacACATACCAGAAGCATCTTCAGGAAAGCATATGTCCCAATGTGTGCAAGGTCTTTCTTCATTCGAGCATTCCCTTCGATTCCATCCATAAAACGAGAAACACTTTCTCCATTCTCAAAAGTCTCAACTAGGACAGATGGATGCACAAATGGATATAAGGGCTTTGGGAAAGACACATGTCTCCATCTGCGGAAGTTGTAGATAAAACGACTCAAATGAGCAGCTTCCCTAGAAAGGTCAACTTGAGACATCATGAATACTGCGAACTGGCGAACACTCTCATCCAGCCTCAGCCAGCTTAATCCAGGGATAATATTAGAAGCCTTTGCCACAAGATTGATGAGTAGAAAGTCTCTCTTGATTGATTCTCCAACATTAGGATGCCTCACCTTAACTGCAACATGCTTTCCAGGATGTTGATGTTTTAGTGTGGCCCGATGTATTTGTGCAATGCTTCCAGAAGCTACAGGGTTCTCCTCAAAGGACTCAAATATTTCAGAAAGCTCACGACCGAATGCCTTCTCAATGGCAGCCTTGCTGTAAGCAAAGCCATGTGCTGGAGCCGCACTGTGAAGCTTTGCAAGCTCAACACAGAGATCACTTGGAAAAAGATCAGGGCGTGTTGCAGCCCACTGGCCCCACTTAATGAACGCTGGCCCAGCCTTTTCAAGGGTCCGGCGCATAAGACTAAGCCACCTTCTTCTGAATGCAACACTAAACTTGTCAGCAAATGGAGCTAATGCAGTTGCAGGGAAGAATAGGAATGCCAAATGCACAGCTCTAACAAGCAAAGTCATGCCCTCCCAGATTGACCAAACAAGAGATGACAGAAACTGGCGAGTATCTTGTGCCTTTGTGATGATGCCATCCATTCTTGGCATGAAGGGTCGTGAGTCTGCCAGGACAGGAGGTGCAAGTGCCATCTTGCCAAAAGCTAGAGCCATGACCCCAGGGATGATATGGAACCTCGTAAAGGACAGGCTTACAGCACAAGCTGCTCGGCTCAGTAGTGGGAACCGTGGACCTCTATATGCATACTTATGACCGAGCTGCTTCCATGCCAATTGCGCTTCCTGGGTTGCAGATGAATTTGCCACTGGCACAGAGAGTGAGTGGTAGCCTCTTGACATCCTGGTTCTATACTTGTGATCCTCAGCTCTGTTCTTTCTGATAACGACTTTGTAATGTGAGAACATTCTTGAGAAGATGGCTGGAATCTTACGGCTTGTTGACAAGCCATTGTCCCTCACTGTTGTGTAGTACCCACTTCTGTGGCTCGGATGGGAATAAGTGGCTGCCCGCCTATTTGTTCCGATTGCCAATAGCCTGCTCAAAGATGGGTACAGAACATTTCAACAACCCGCAAGTTTTCAATCTTTGACTGGCACTTGCTATATAGCTAATTTTACGAGGTAAAACTATTTTTAAAAAATATGTGAACAACAACAAATGTGACTAGAACAGGTTGATTATTGGCCTGATCATACTGCTACTACACCCAGAATACTTGCCGTTTATTGCCATGcatatgattttttttcctgTAAATTCCAACAATGTACTTCAAATCCCAAACAGATTATCCTGACCAACAGAAAGCTCTATCTACACACATACATGCACGAATTAACTAACTAATACTAAATTAGAAGAACCAATTGATGACAACAGTCTCAAAGCAAGTGTCATGGCTGCTCATAGAATTAGGTAAAGTGGGCTGCACGCGAACCCAACTCTACTAGTTTGCTCACATGAAAATGTAGCAATTGATTGTAACAGCTACTAAAGTTCAGGTTGCCAGAACAATATAAACGAATCAAGAAGGCCGCACACCAAACATGGGCTACATGGTAATGAAAATTAAGTGCATACGCAGCCGTTCCTAACAAAAACCGAAACACCAGATGATTCACTTTCCCCTCTCCGACAACCGGGAGAGGACAGGAGAACTAGGGCACGCaaggaagaaaaaggaaaaatcgAGCCGCACCTCTCGCCCACCCCCAGTAGCCGTTGCATCGGGGAagcctgctgccgccgccgccttcacAGGATCAAGCCGCCGAAGAGCATAGGACGCCCCTCCCCTACGCCCCACCCCACCAAAACCCCAGCACGGTCCGCCTGCGCGCCGCGGTGCAGTGCCGACGCGCGGGCACGCAGCCAAATCGTACCGAGCCTTGGGGTGGTGGCGATGGCGAAGACAAGCAGAGGCGGCGGGAGACGAGATGCGCCTGCGTGCCGTCGCACTCGCACGCTCCTCTCTTCCCCCGGGTCGGCGCGGCCGAGGCGGAGATCCCCTGTTTCCCCCTTTTGCGAAATCGCGTGTGCTTTTTTGTTCGGGAGTTTTCTTTTCGTTTTTCTTTTCGAGTTTCTTTCTTGGAGGAGAATCCACGAGGGTTTATTCCCGATTCCCGATTGCCCGGAGGACGGAACCATCTCGGCCGCGCGCGCGCAGGCAAAACGAAATTGGAAAGGGGCTCCGCGCCGACACGACCCGGTCTCGGCACGCCGACTTGCTGGTGCGGCGAAGTTGGAATTGCCATCCCGTCGCGTATGAGAATGAGGCCATGTGCCGTTTTTTTGTACACAGACTT
Above is a genomic segment from Miscanthus floridulus cultivar M001 chromosome 3, ASM1932011v1, whole genome shotgun sequence containing:
- the LOC136542453 gene encoding uncharacterized protein, coding for MQRLLGVGERLLAIGTNRRAATYSHPSHRSGYYTTVRDNGLSTSRKIPAIFSRMFSHYKVVIRKNRAEDHKYRTRMSRGYHSLSVPVANSSATQEAQLAWKQLGHKYAYRGPRFPLLSRAACAVSLSFTRFHIIPGVMALAFGKMALAPPVLADSRPFMPRMDGIITKAQDTRQFLSSLVWSIWEGMTLLVRAVHLAFLFFPATALAPFADKFSVAFRRRWLSLMRRTLEKAGPAFIKWGQWAATRPDLFPSDLCVELAKLHSAAPAHGFAYSKAAIEKAFGRELSEIFESFEENPVASGSIAQIHRATLKHQHPGKHVAVKVRHPNVGESIKRDFLLINLVAKASNIIPGLSWLRLDESVRQFAVFMMSQVDLSREAAHLSRFIYNFRRWRHVSFPKPLYPFVHPSVLVETFENGESVSRFMDGIEGNARMKKDLAHIGTYAFLKMLLEDNFIHADMHPGNILVRLNESKLARRRFFRAKPHIVFLDVGMTAELTRSDRDNLQQFFKAVATRDGRTAAKCTLQLSKNQSCPNPVAFTEELDKTFTFWGTPEGDVFHPVECMHELLDTIRRHKVNIDGNICTVMVTILVIEGWQRKLDPGFDIMHTLKTLLLEKDVKQPIDFFS